From one Paenibacillus sp. FSL K6-1330 genomic stretch:
- a CDS encoding MBL fold metallo-hydrolase, with product MMEQNSKGRGPELLIEEINRTSTAEGMAAVWFLGQESVVLKGGEVVIYIDPYMSEDLERKAGFKRAFPAPLKPEHITNANMVLITHEHDDHMDLGTIAVIAKQNPETAFVAPACCHEAMREAGVAPERLFAAMCDQWQQFEGFRLMAIPAAHETLDEHEQFGHRFVGYLVDIQGVLIYHAGDTVVYPGLVERLQAYSIDIGMVPINGGDAFRRNDGIVGNMGFREAAELAAVSRFDLTIPMHYDIFPWNGEKPGYFVDYCYENYPYMKTKVMARTERLIYVKD from the coding sequence ATGATGGAACAGAACAGCAAGGGTCGAGGTCCCGAGTTGCTTATCGAAGAAATCAACCGGACGTCCACAGCCGAAGGGATGGCAGCGGTATGGTTTCTGGGGCAGGAGAGCGTTGTCCTTAAAGGCGGGGAGGTTGTCATTTACATCGACCCTTATATGTCAGAGGATCTGGAACGCAAGGCGGGATTTAAGCGTGCATTCCCTGCACCGCTGAAGCCGGAGCATATCACGAATGCGAACATGGTACTAATCACCCATGAGCATGACGATCATATGGATCTGGGAACGATTGCGGTCATAGCCAAACAGAATCCGGAGACAGCCTTTGTTGCACCAGCTTGCTGTCATGAAGCGATGAGAGAGGCTGGCGTCGCGCCGGAGCGCTTGTTCGCGGCGATGTGCGATCAATGGCAGCAGTTTGAGGGCTTCCGTCTGATGGCGATTCCGGCTGCCCATGAAACCTTGGATGAGCATGAACAGTTTGGACACCGATTTGTCGGATATCTGGTGGATATCCAGGGCGTGTTGATTTACCATGCAGGAGATACCGTCGTTTATCCTGGTCTGGTTGAAAGATTACAGGCGTATTCGATTGATATCGGGATGGTGCCGATCAACGGGGGAGATGCCTTCCGCCGGAATGATGGGATCGTTGGAAATATGGGCTTCCGGGAGGCCGCAGAGCTTGCCGCAGTATCGAGATTCGATCTGACCATTCCGATGCACTACGATATTTTCCCTTGGAATGGAGAGAAGCCAGGGTATTTTGTGGATTATTGTTATGAGAATTATCCATATATGAAGACCAAGGTGATGGCACGGACCGAGCGTTTAATTTATGTAAAAGATTAA
- a CDS encoding fructose-specific PTS transporter subunit EIIC has product MKITDLMIQETMIMDLKAVTKEAAIDELIASLAASGRINDPVLFKEMILKREAESSTGIGGGIAMPHAKTKAVNEPTVVFAKSRQGVDFEALDGEAAYVFFMIAAPEGAGNTHLRTLAALSRLLIDAEFIGQLMNTNTPGEVTALFDSKQAVEEAAKAEREAAKKREAAQKEAENNRQESGGAPESDQRNASAGTSEAFVVAVTACPTGIAHTFMAEDALKKKAQEMGVEIRVETNGSEGAQNVLTEEEIRRAAGVIIAADKNVEMVRFNGKPVLQRPVSDGIRKSEELIRKAMSGDAPIYRSEGGGESQTKEKGSIGTKVYKDLMNGISQMLPFVVGGGILLAVSFLIEQLAGEHHPLFQLLQTIGGGDGAFHFLIPVLAGFIALSIGDRPALMPGMVGGLMALNSNSGFLGGLAAGFLAGYVVILLRKAFAGLPKALDGLKPILLYPVVGLLVTGTIMFYLFDPFFSWINLGLVDILNNLGTGNAVILGLILGGMMSIDMGGPFNKAAYAFAIGVFTSSGNTNGAMMAAVMAGGMVPPLAIALATTFFKHKFTEQERKSGVTNYVMGLSFITEGAIPFAAADPLRVLTSCILGSAVAGGLTQLWSINVPAPHGGIFVAALANHALLFLLAVLIGAVISGMLLGLWKKPLERN; this is encoded by the coding sequence ATGAAAATTACGGATTTAATGATACAAGAAACGATGATCATGGACCTGAAGGCGGTCACGAAGGAGGCAGCCATTGATGAATTGATCGCAAGCCTGGCAGCAAGCGGACGGATCAACGATCCGGTCTTGTTTAAAGAGATGATTCTGAAGCGTGAAGCCGAATCCAGTACGGGGATCGGGGGCGGCATCGCGATGCCGCACGCAAAGACGAAAGCGGTTAATGAACCAACCGTTGTGTTTGCCAAGAGCAGACAGGGCGTGGATTTTGAAGCGCTGGACGGAGAGGCGGCGTATGTGTTTTTTATGATCGCTGCTCCGGAAGGAGCCGGGAATACCCATCTCCGTACCCTTGCAGCGCTATCACGGCTGCTGATCGATGCGGAATTCATCGGTCAATTGATGAATACGAACACGCCCGGGGAAGTGACGGCTTTATTCGATTCGAAGCAGGCGGTAGAAGAAGCCGCCAAAGCGGAGAGGGAAGCGGCTAAAAAAAGGGAAGCTGCACAAAAGGAAGCCGAGAACAACCGTCAGGAGTCCGGCGGCGCTCCCGAATCTGACCAACGGAATGCTTCTGCCGGAACCTCGGAAGCTTTTGTTGTTGCCGTAACGGCGTGCCCAACCGGTATTGCCCATACATTTATGGCTGAAGATGCCCTGAAGAAGAAAGCCCAGGAAATGGGCGTCGAAATTCGGGTAGAGACCAATGGCTCGGAAGGTGCGCAAAACGTGTTGACGGAAGAGGAAATCCGCAGGGCTGCAGGCGTCATCATTGCGGCCGACAAAAACGTGGAAATGGTCCGTTTTAACGGAAAGCCCGTGCTCCAGCGACCTGTCAGCGACGGTATCCGCAAATCGGAGGAGCTGATTCGCAAGGCGATGAGCGGCGATGCGCCGATCTACCGGAGCGAAGGCGGCGGTGAGTCGCAGACGAAAGAGAAGGGCAGTATTGGCACTAAAGTGTATAAGGACCTGATGAATGGTATTTCGCAAATGCTGCCATTCGTCGTGGGAGGCGGCATTCTTCTGGCTGTCTCCTTCCTGATCGAGCAGCTTGCAGGTGAACATCATCCCCTCTTTCAGCTGCTGCAGACGATTGGCGGGGGAGACGGCGCCTTCCACTTCCTGATTCCGGTTCTGGCGGGATTCATTGCACTGAGTATAGGTGATCGTCCGGCATTGATGCCCGGCATGGTCGGAGGCCTGATGGCCCTCAATTCCAATTCGGGATTCCTAGGCGGACTTGCGGCAGGTTTCTTGGCGGGGTATGTGGTGATCCTGCTGCGCAAAGCATTTGCCGGACTGCCAAAAGCACTTGACGGCTTAAAGCCGATTCTGCTGTACCCGGTTGTCGGCCTCCTTGTCACCGGAACAATTATGTTCTACCTGTTTGATCCGTTCTTCAGCTGGATCAATCTCGGTCTGGTTGATATTCTGAACAATCTGGGTACCGGCAACGCCGTGATTCTCGGTCTTATTCTGGGTGGAATGATGTCAATTGATATGGGCGGTCCCTTTAATAAAGCGGCTTATGCATTTGCGATCGGCGTATTTACATCCAGCGGCAACACGAACGGTGCCATGATGGCTGCGGTTATGGCTGGCGGGATGGTTCCTCCGCTCGCCATTGCGCTGGCAACGACGTTCTTCAAGCATAAGTTTACGGAGCAGGAACGAAAGTCCGGCGTGACCAACTACGTGATGGGCCTTTCCTTCATAACGGAGGGCGCGATCCCGTTTGCCGCAGCCGATCCGTTGCGTGTGCTGACATCCTGTATCCTAGGCTCGGCGGTTGCCGGTGGGTTGACGCAGCTGTGGAGCATTAACGTCCCTGCTCCTCATGGGGGGATTTTTGTTGCCGCACTGGCGAATCATGCGCTTCTGTTCTTGCTGGCCGTCCTCATTGGCGCGGTAATATCAGGCATGCTGCTTGGTCTATGGAAGAAGCCGCTTGAACGTAATTAG
- a CDS encoding DeoR/GlpR family DNA-binding transcription regulator: MLTEERYRIILERLQERGVVKLQELVELLEASESTVRRDLIDLEERQLLKRIHGGAALPSPKIQEPGIEEKTFKNIQQKNGVARLAAAQVEDGESIYLDAGTTTLAMIPFIDAKDVTVVTNGLSHIEALVSKRIKSYLLGGMMKIHTKAVIGSIALQNMDNFRFDRCFLGTNGVDVEMGYTTPDPEEALIKRRAHQLSASSYVLADSSKIGEVSFAKLLDLNEATLITEPLPASWKKAISQKTKIIEGS; this comes from the coding sequence ATGCTGACGGAAGAAAGATACCGAATCATTCTAGAGCGCTTGCAAGAACGCGGCGTCGTGAAGCTGCAGGAATTGGTTGAACTCCTTGAAGCTTCGGAATCAACAGTAAGGCGTGATTTGATCGATCTTGAAGAACGTCAATTATTAAAGCGCATTCATGGCGGAGCGGCTCTGCCGAGTCCTAAGATACAGGAACCTGGAATTGAGGAAAAAACGTTCAAAAACATTCAACAAAAAAATGGCGTTGCTCGTTTAGCGGCCGCACAGGTAGAGGATGGAGAAAGCATTTACCTCGATGCGGGAACGACCACGCTGGCGATGATACCGTTCATCGACGCGAAGGACGTCACGGTTGTTACAAACGGTTTATCCCACATTGAAGCGCTGGTAAGCAAGCGAATCAAAAGCTATCTACTGGGCGGCATGATGAAAATTCATACCAAAGCTGTCATCGGAAGCATTGCGCTGCAAAATATGGACAACTTCCGTTTTGACCGTTGCTTTTTGGGCACGAACGGTGTGGATGTAGAAATGGGCTACACCACGCCGGATCCGGAAGAAGCCTTGATTAAGCGGCGAGCCCACCAGCTGTCCGCCTCCAGTTATGTCCTTGCGGATTCCAGCAAAATAGGTGAGGTTTCCTTCGCTAAATTGCTGGATCTGAACGAAGCGACGCTAATTACAGAGCCCTTGCCGGCATCATGGAAGAAGGCCATTTCACAGAAAACCAAAATAATTGAGGGATCATGA
- a CDS encoding J domain-containing protein gives MDQLKEAYERMGLPEDATKEQLDDRYTLLMRQTRSHQRREPDRAEEFEAEFAEITKAYKFILEEKNRKALEEMNQKRYGKYKRFAGTAEKTDHFFRYYKFHVLGGIALVGVLIYIVISMFNHQAEKERLANLPPVDLEVMFLGSYMNQDGGQDLKPIEDAILAQFPDWKRVTVNINYVPPLDSNNPQDAAMLQKALLVLSTERPDLYIMDQTAFDWVGNQGMVRPLEAEVEGELKELLTPEMLIKGKNEEDGSEHVYAVDIMGSPLGEELPVLKKEMFAGIREGTERDANALRFIKQYLETSKQQ, from the coding sequence ATGGACCAATTGAAAGAAGCCTATGAGCGAATGGGTCTACCGGAGGATGCAACCAAGGAACAGCTCGACGACCGGTATACGCTGCTCATGCGCCAAACCCGCTCACATCAAAGGCGGGAGCCGGACCGGGCGGAGGAGTTCGAAGCCGAGTTTGCCGAAATCACCAAGGCCTATAAATTCATCCTTGAAGAAAAGAACCGTAAAGCTTTGGAAGAGATGAATCAGAAACGGTACGGCAAATATAAAAGGTTTGCCGGGACAGCGGAGAAAACCGATCATTTCTTCCGTTATTATAAATTTCATGTGCTCGGCGGTATTGCTCTAGTCGGCGTACTCATTTATATCGTGATCAGCATGTTCAATCATCAGGCCGAGAAAGAACGGTTAGCCAATCTGCCCCCGGTTGATCTGGAAGTCATGTTCCTCGGATCTTATATGAATCAGGATGGAGGACAAGACCTCAAACCGATCGAAGACGCAATTCTGGCGCAATTTCCCGATTGGAAACGCGTAACCGTTAACATTAACTATGTACCGCCTCTGGATTCCAACAATCCGCAGGATGCAGCCATGCTGCAAAAGGCACTGCTTGTACTGTCCACCGAGCGCCCGGACCTGTACATTATGGATCAGACTGCCTTTGATTGGGTGGGCAATCAAGGGATGGTACGTCCGCTCGAAGCGGAGGTTGAAGGCGAACTGAAGGAACTGCTCACGCCGGAGATGCTGATAAAGGGGAAAAATGAGGAAGACGGTTCGGAGCATGTGTATGCCGTTGATATTATGGGCAGCCCGCTTGGCGAAGAACTGCCTGTCCTTAAGAAAGAAATGTTTGCGGGCATTCGTGAAGGCACGGAACGTGACGCAAATGCATTGCGCTTCATTAAGCAATATTTGGAGACGTCCAAGCAACAATAG
- the pfkB gene encoding 1-phosphofructokinase produces the protein MIYTVTLNPSIDYIVEVEHIELGGLNRMSRDMKFPGGKGINVSRVLNQLGADNTAIGFLGGFTGCYIDEMLGKEGIRTDFVNIADDTRINVKLKHGDETEINGLGPIIHEEETRELLHKLSQLQAGDIVVLSGSVPPSLGPDFYGRLIEACRKSGAEFVMDTTGEALMKALAWKPLLVKPNHHELAELFGVVIDSSEKLVEYGRKLLEEGAQHVLISMAGEGALFITTDRVYHANVPSGTVRNSVGAGDSMIAGFVGTLAMGKDPIEAFRTGVASGSATAFSDDLAVRETIDRLLPQVRITEW, from the coding sequence ATGATATATACGGTAACACTGAATCCTTCCATTGATTACATCGTGGAAGTTGAGCATATCGAGCTTGGCGGATTGAACAGAATGAGCCGGGACATGAAGTTTCCGGGGGGGAAAGGAATTAATGTATCGCGGGTGCTGAACCAGCTTGGAGCTGATAATACGGCCATCGGTTTCCTGGGCGGATTCACCGGCTGTTATATAGACGAGATGCTGGGCAAGGAAGGAATTCGGACTGATTTCGTAAATATCGCGGACGATACTCGCATCAACGTCAAACTTAAGCATGGCGACGAGACCGAGATCAACGGCCTGGGTCCTATCATCCATGAGGAAGAGACAAGGGAGCTGCTTCATAAGCTGTCACAGCTTCAAGCAGGGGATATCGTTGTGTTGTCCGGCAGCGTTCCGCCTTCGCTGGGTCCTGACTTCTATGGCCGTCTTATCGAAGCGTGCCGGAAGAGCGGCGCCGAATTCGTGATGGACACCACCGGCGAGGCGCTGATGAAGGCTTTGGCTTGGAAGCCGCTCCTCGTGAAGCCGAATCATCACGAACTGGCCGAGTTATTCGGCGTTGTTATCGACTCAAGCGAGAAGCTTGTGGAGTATGGCCGAAAGCTGCTTGAGGAAGGAGCGCAGCATGTCCTTATCTCCATGGCAGGCGAAGGGGCGCTGTTTATCACGACTGATCGGGTATATCATGCCAATGTACCGTCAGGTACAGTCCGTAATTCTGTTGGGGCCGGCGATTCGATGATTGCCGGATTCGTCGGTACGCTTGCGATGGGCAAGGATCCGATCGAGGCATTCCGGACAGGGGTCGCCTCGGGAAGCGCGACGGCGTTCTCGGACGATTTGGCTGTGCGGGAAACGATTGATCGACTTCTTCCGCAGGTTAGGATCACGGAATGGTAA
- a CDS encoding YitT family protein gives MVSFRKHVIIVIGSFLIAMGTNFFLVPHKVLDGGVIGIALIANYVFDLHIGFVIILCSIPMFIAAWILNREIFYNSLSGMLISSFIIDLLSPLQPGFLRFFAPNVILSAPLGGALIGAGLGFMLRNNASTGGTDLLAHFLAKYLPLNVGVIILLMDVVIIGFGGILLSGSTFMYSVLTIVAGGFTTGMLTQKRWFKKRRIK, from the coding sequence ATGGTGTCATTTCGAAAACATGTCATTATCGTGATCGGCAGTTTTCTGATCGCGATGGGGACCAATTTTTTTCTTGTCCCGCATAAAGTTTTGGACGGTGGAGTTATCGGCATTGCTCTGATTGCTAACTATGTGTTTGATCTACATATTGGATTCGTCATCATTTTGTGCAGCATTCCCATGTTTATCGCAGCCTGGATATTAAATCGCGAAATCTTTTACAATAGTCTGTCAGGCATGCTGATATCTTCATTTATCATCGATTTGCTTTCACCGCTGCAACCGGGTTTTTTGCGATTTTTTGCCCCGAATGTCATCCTAAGCGCGCCCCTGGGCGGGGCTTTGATCGGAGCCGGCCTTGGATTTATGCTTAGAAACAATGCAAGCACGGGCGGAACGGACCTGTTGGCGCATTTCCTGGCAAAATATTTGCCGTTAAATGTAGGCGTCATTATTTTGCTGATGGATGTCGTTATCATCGGTTTCGGAGGCATCCTGCTGTCGGGAAGCACCTTCATGTATTCCGTTTTGACAATAGTAGCAGGCGGGTTTACGACGGGAATGCTTACGCAGAAGCGTTGGTTCAAAAAGAGACGGATTAAATAA
- a CDS encoding bifunctional 2-keto-4-hydroxyglutarate aldolase/2-keto-3-deoxy-6-phosphogluconate aldolase, with the protein MKKLRLIEQIHHAGVVAVLRGDSPEEVVEIAKRAIEGGIKVIEVTMTVPFATEAITTLAKMYSSKNPQAANYAIIGAGTVLDAETARITILAGAEFVVSPGFDRDTILLSNRYRVPVMPGAVTVHDIVAALELGVDVVKLFPGNLYSPSVIPSLKGPLPQANIMPTGGVNLDNLHEWIKAGAFAVGIGSDLTKDALKNGDFSLITEKARAYINAFKEAHAQR; encoded by the coding sequence ATGAAAAAACTAAGACTAATCGAACAAATTCATCATGCAGGTGTCGTTGCTGTCCTTCGCGGGGATTCCCCTGAAGAGGTTGTCGAGATTGCCAAACGTGCGATTGAAGGCGGTATCAAGGTAATCGAAGTCACCATGACTGTACCGTTTGCTACCGAAGCCATTACAACGCTGGCCAAAATGTATTCCTCCAAAAATCCGCAAGCGGCTAATTATGCCATTATCGGCGCAGGCACGGTTCTGGATGCCGAAACAGCCAGAATCACCATTCTTGCCGGCGCCGAATTTGTGGTCTCGCCCGGCTTCGACCGCGATACCATTCTCCTCAGCAATCGTTACCGCGTCCCGGTGATGCCGGGTGCCGTAACCGTTCATGATATCGTCGCCGCTCTTGAACTTGGCGTCGATGTCGTTAAGCTCTTCCCGGGGAATTTGTACTCCCCATCCGTCATTCCATCCCTTAAGGGTCCGCTCCCGCAAGCCAACATCATGCCAACCGGGGGCGTAAATTTGGACAATCTGCATGAATGGATCAAGGCCGGCGCGTTTGCGGTCGGGATCGGATCGGATCTGACCAAGGACGCGCTAAAGAATGGAGACTTCAGTCTGATTACAGAAAAGGCACGCGCATATATCAACGCGTTTAAAGAAGCTCATGCCCAAAGATAA
- a CDS encoding DegV family protein, giving the protein MSGKIRIFADSTCDLPPSWIEEYNIGIVPLYVVFGEQSLRDGVDITPEQLYAKVDQIGSLPKTAAPSPSDFIAAFTPSIEQGEDILFLSISSELSSTYQNALIAAGELPEGRVAVFDSRNLSSGIGLLVMKAVHAANEGLSIPQIVELLSRTVNEVECEFVVDTLDYLYKGGRCSGMQNIIGSLLKIRPVIKVVDGGMIPAYKVRGKKEKALEQMIQNALAQVDKMDNDLIVVVHTMAEEEARFLQKQLQEKTGARQVSISTAGCVICSHCGPQTVGLMYTKRPS; this is encoded by the coding sequence ATGTCTGGTAAAATTAGAATTTTTGCTGACAGTACTTGCGACTTACCACCTTCATGGATAGAAGAATATAATATCGGCATCGTTCCGCTTTACGTCGTATTCGGAGAACAATCCTTGCGCGACGGAGTCGACATTACGCCGGAACAGCTATACGCCAAAGTCGACCAGATCGGCAGCCTGCCCAAAACAGCGGCACCTTCTCCGTCTGACTTCATTGCGGCCTTCACGCCTTCCATTGAACAAGGCGAGGATATCCTGTTCCTCAGCATTTCTTCAGAGCTTTCTTCCACCTACCAAAATGCGTTGATCGCCGCAGGTGAGCTGCCCGAGGGCCGGGTTGCCGTGTTTGATTCACGCAATCTTTCCTCCGGCATCGGACTGCTTGTCATGAAGGCTGTTCACGCGGCCAATGAAGGTTTATCCATACCGCAAATTGTGGAGCTATTAAGCCGTACGGTAAATGAAGTGGAGTGCGAATTCGTTGTCGATACGCTGGATTACTTGTATAAAGGCGGACGCTGTTCCGGCATGCAAAACATCATCGGCAGCCTGCTGAAAATCCGCCCCGTTATCAAAGTCGTGGACGGCGGCATGATCCCCGCTTACAAGGTACGCGGCAAAAAAGAGAAGGCACTGGAGCAGATGATCCAAAATGCGCTGGCTCAAGTGGACAAAATGGACAATGATCTGATTGTTGTTGTACATACCATGGCCGAAGAGGAAGCCCGCTTCCTGCAGAAGCAGCTGCAGGAGAAAACAGGCGCACGGCAGGTTAGCATTTCTACGGCGGGTTGCGTCATTTGCAGCCACTGCGGTCCTCAAACCGTCGGTCTCATGTATACCAAGAGGCCTTCATAA